AATCAAGCTGAAACTCCTTCTTCTACTTTTCCCAGAACAAAGAAAACTTGCCCTGTTGCCTAAATTTAAGGAAATGAAATAAAAAAAGGGAGCGTTGCTCCCTTTTTACTAGTCAATCATGTAGGGCAGCAACGCGATGCTGCGAGCCCGTTTAACGGCAATCGTGACTTGCCTCTGGTGTTTAGCGCAATTGCCTGAGATTCTACGGGGCAGAATTTTGCCTCTCTCAGTAATATATTTACGTAATTTTTGTGTATCTTTGTAGTCGATGCTCTCAACTTTATCAACACAAAAACTGCATACTCTTTTACGCGGACGGCGTCCCCGTTCCTTTTTTACGGCAGCGTTTGCCAATGAACGCTCCTCCCTTCATACTAAAATGGTATATCATCATCTAGACTAACTTCATGAGCAAAAGAACCAAAATCATTTTGAGCTGAAGATGCTCCGGCATTATTGTCTTTGGGACTCAAAAATCTGACGTTCTCTCCCAAGACCTCTGTCACCCATCTTTTTTGCCCATCCTGACCGTCATAAGAGCGGACCTGAATCCTGCCATCTACTGCAGCCAGTCTTCCTTTCGCCAAATAGTTCGCGCAGAGTTCAGCTAACTGGCGAAAAACAACGCATGGAATAAAATCCGTTTCCTTCTCGCCCTGGCTGTTCTTGTAATTCCTGTCGACGGCTAGCGTAAAAGATGCAACAGCTACACCGTTTGGTGTATAGCGTAGCTCAGGGTCTTTCGTTAATCGCCCGATAAGTACTACACGATTCAACATCTTAAACCCTCCGCATCGTTATTCCTTCTTGGTTGTCATAAACCGGATCACAGCATCAGAAATTTTCATCAGCCTTTCCAGTTCATCAACCGTACGTGCTTCACCGTTGAAGTTCATCAGGACATAAACACCTTCATTGAACTTCTTAACCTCGTAAGCCAGGCGTCTTTTACCCCAAATATCAACCTTGAGGTCTGTACCACCATTGGCATTGACGATCTCTTCAAATCTTTGAACATTTGCTTTTGAAGCCTCATCATCGAGATCCGGTCTTATAATGTACATCACTTCGTACGCTTGCATAAATGCACCTCCCCTCGGACTAAATGGCCCCACCTCGAGTGTGGAGCAGGGTTATTATGCTACAACACGATATTATAACACTTCCTTATGTCATTTGCAAATAATGATGATTTTGCTAGTTCTGAGAACCTTTCATCTAGACATTAAATCTGAAATGCATAATATCGCCGTCCTGAACGACATATTCTTTGCCCTCTAACCGAACCAAGCCCTTGTCCTTGGCTCCATTCAGACCGTTATTTTCCATAAAATGTTCATATTTGACGACCTCTGCCCGGATAAAACCCCGCTCAAAGTCGGAATGAATCGTACCTGCCGCCTGAGGCGCTTTGGTTTCCCGGCAGATCGTCCAAGCCTTTACCTCTTTAGGACCTGCCGTAAAGAAAGTTATCAGTCCAAGCAGCTTGAATGCGCTCCTGATCAGCCGATCAAGTCCAGATTCCGTGAGCCCAAGTTCCTCCATAAAGATTTCTTTCTCATCTTCTTCAAGTTCTGCTATTTCTGCTTCAATCTTGGCGCAAACAGGAATGACTTCAGCATTTTCGAGTCTGGCTATTTCCTGTACTTTTTGGACATTGGCGTTATTTTCCCCGTTAGAAGCTTCCGCTTCAGAAACATTCGCGGCATAAATCACCGGTTTTAGGGTCAACAGACTGACACTGTTCAGCAATTCTTTTTCTTCTTCAGAGAAACCAACCAAATTAGCCGGTATCCCCTGGTCAAATTTTTTCACGAGCTTTTCTAATACCTCAGCTTCGAATTTGGCCTTCTTATCCCCGGATTTGATCATTCCGACCAGCTTGGCCTGACGGCGGTATACGGTTTCCATATCTGCCAGGATCAATTCCATCCGGATCGTTTCAATATCCCGTTCCGGGTCAATTTTACCTTCGACGTGAACAACGTTATCATCTTCAAAACAACGTACAACATGAACAATGGCATCCACTTCCCGGATATGGGAAAGAAATTGGTTGCCTAGTCCTTCACCTTTACTTGCACCCCTTACCAGACCGGCAATATCGACAAATTCGACAACTGCCGGAACGATTTGCTGCGGGTTCACAATTTTAGCCAGTGCTTTTAACCGAAAATCCGGTACCTGTACAATTCCGACATTCGGATCAATAGTACAGAACGGGTAATTGGCCGATTCTGCTCCGGCTTTCGTTATCGCATTAAATAGTGTTGACTTGCCGACATTGGGCAGCCCAACTATTCCTACATGCAGAGACATGTTTTTCCCCCTCAAATTCTAGTTAAATCAGTCCGAGATCCCCTGACTGTTTTCTGCCGTCAGGATTTTTTTAATATTCCTTTCCAGCTTTGCCCTGGTTATCCAGGTCTGATGCCCGCACTTCAGACATTCAATCCGAAAATCCATACCTGTTCTCATGATCTTAAATTCTGTATTGCCACAGGGATGGGCCTTTTTGAGCCTGACAATATCTCCTACATTAAGATCCATAGTCATTCAGCCTCTCTTTCAAACCAGCCCATTCAGCAAAGGTATAGAATCCAGAGGATTATTCAGAATATCCCCCGCAAAAACAGAAATCCCTGATAAAATCAGATCGTATCCTTGCATAAACCAGGGATAAAGCAAGGAGCTACCCGTCTTAAGCAATCCGGAGTCACCGGTGCTTAACAACGGTGAAAACAACCCCAGGACCAGAGAAATCACGACAAAGGTACTCAGTAAACCAAAAAGCAGTCCTCCCCCTCGGTTGATAAAACTTAAGTTTTTTGCTATAGGGGTAATGACCAAAGCGATGATAAGATTAATGATACATGCTGCTAAAATAAACAAGAGCAGGACAGCACCAATCTTCAGGACATAATCTGTCAAAACAGGTGTGGCCTGACCAATCATGGATTGCCTGATGCTGTCAGCGGCACCGTAGGGATCTGTCCCGGATGCTTTGCTTTCAGCAATTTTGGTCAAAAAATTTCCGATTTTGGGCTCCAGTTTTGCTTCAAGCCCTAAAACGGGTTCCAATAGGTTCAGAAATGGTTTGTAAAAAAACACCGCAATGCCTATCGCAGCGATCTTTCCGATAAATCTTGATAAACCGGTAATAAGGCCCTTCCGAAACCCGATTAGGCCTCCCAGAACCAGCAGCGCCAGCATTACATAATCAAATGTATTCACGCTACGCTCTCCTTTACAGAATGGCGGGGATATGTGCGAATCGAACACACCTCGGAACGTTCTGCGTCCCGACACACGGATTTGAAGTCCGGGAACGACACCAGCCGCTATATATCCCCAAGACCTTTTAGAGTCTGCTGAATCATTTTAACACTTAATGCTTCGAATGTGAACCTTTGTCTTATTCTTTGGCAATTCTTTGACGCTCTTAAAATTATTTTTCTTGTTCATCCAAATTCATTATAATATTTACACTTAAATACTAATAAAATATCAGTGTCTTTATTCATTAATATTTGCATGTAAATATACTGTACTTTATAGTTCTATTAAATAGTACTGACTTTAAAATCTATCAGTAATACAACAAAAAGACTGTATATATAAATATAATGCACCTGCTGCGGATCCTGAGCGTCGTGTCCAATCTAATAAGCATATAAACACAAAGAAGAATCTTATATTATTTACATAACCATTTACATGCATAATTACATTTGTATTTTTATGCATATTCACATGTATATTTTAATGTAAATATTATATAGAATATAATTACAATCTTTGTGTAAATATTGTGTCATATATTTAACATATTTATATTCTGTATTTCTTATTTTAAAATTATATGATATTGTTGAGATCTCTGCTTATGGTACAATAGGATAGAATATAAAAGGAGGCTAGATGTGTTGAAACTTGTTGATGCCAGAGGATATTCCTGTCCGGAACCTGTAATTTTTACCAAAAGAGCTTTAGCGGATGATCCTTCAGAAATCATGGTCATTGTCGATAATGAGACATCCAAAATTAACGTTGAACGGTTTTTGAGAGTTGCCGGATATCGGGTCGAAGTTGATCATGAGCAGCCAAATCAATATTCTCTAAAGGGAATAAAGAAAACTTAGCCTGGATTTTGGGCAGATCCTGGTTTTACCCTGATGTCTCCGTTTCTTTCTGTAACATGAATTGAATCAAAATATTCCAGTAAAGGCACCGCAAATTTACGGCTAGTCTGCCAGCAGTCCCGTGCTTCAGAAACCGTAATCTGTCCATTTTCTTGCAGGTGCTTTTCCAATATTATTTTAGCTTTTTCTATTGCACTTGCTGCAATATAGAATTCTCCTACCTGTTTCCAGACGTTATTTGTTTTAAGATATTCGGCATATTCCGGAAATTTTGCAGCGGGTACCCCGCATTCTGCAACCGCAGTTTCCTGCCCCGGAGGATTTAGCCCTGCCTTTTCCCAGATTTTTTGCAAAGCGTCAAGCTTTTGCCTGATATCCTCAGGCAGCCCGATTTCAGATACTGCCTGGACCAGACTGCTGCTTAGCCTGAAATACTGATGATCTGCTCCCCATTCCAAAATCAACTGCCAGCGTTTATGGGAGACAGCCGTTTTCAGGATTCTTTTTAATTCCTCTCTGCCTATTCCTCCGCGCAGCGGATATGTCTTTTGATATTTCATTGCTTCCGCATTTACTTTAAGAGCCCATTCTTCTGCTGTACTTTTAAGCCAGAATAATGATAATCCATCCTCCGCTAAGATCACAACAGTCTGATCATTTTTGAGACGATCCAAAGCCAGCTGAACTTCGTCCTGCCCAAGAGCATACTTTTTCCTGACTTCATCGGAAGATAAAGGGATAGTAAGCTCTTTTTTTATTTGATCAGTTAAGCCGCCTTCTGCTTTAGACCGAAATTCGGTTATGACCTTTTCTCGAAAACGTTTTTGTTTGGCATTTGCCAGGCTCAGTACAACTCCTCCGCCGATCGTCGCGACAGGTGAATAGTACCTGATTACAAACCGGTCCCCTTTTGCTGCGACAACCGGTTCCTCCAGAATGACTTGGGCAAACCCTTTCTCCCCGGGAGCCAATTCTTCCTGGGCCAGAAGATGAACCCGTCCCAGTGTTTCGGCCGTTCCTAAATGAAAATGTATCCTCTGCCTTTGTTTGATCGTTCTTTGCTCTGACGCGAGGTTGGATAGTTCTACGTCTAAAATTTGTCCTGCGTTATAATATCCGGGATCAACAAGGCTTGCCCCCTTGGGAATATCACTTACAGCCAGTCCGGCTATGTTTATCGCAACCCGCTGTCCGGCATAAGCTTCGGAGACCTGTTCACCATGAACTTGAATATTTCTAATTTTCATGGTTTTTCCCCCCGGTTCCAGGCATACTTCCTGTCCTTTCTGAATCGTCCCTGTGTTCAAAGTCCCTGTGACCACTGTTCCAAACCCCCGAATCGTAAAAACTCTGTCAATCGGCATTCTTGACGGAAGATCCAAACGTTTCCCCTCGGTTGTTTGGAGCACAGTCATAATTGTCTGCAGCAATTCCGGGATTCCCTGGCCAGTGACAGAAGATACTTTGCAATACGGAGCATCCCGCAGAAAACTGTCTTGGAGTTTTTCTCTGGTATCCTTTTCAATCATAGAAAGCCATTCCTGATCAACCAGGTCAATTTTTGACAGTACAACAATTCCTTTTTCTACATTTAACATGTTTAATATATCCAGATGTTCCTGGGTTTGAGGCATCACGCCTTCATCGGCAGCAATAATCAGTAGAACAATATCCATTCCACTCGCGCCGGCTAACATTTGACGGACAAATTTTTCATGACCCGGTACATCAATGATTCCTGCTTTGCGACCGTCCGGGAGTGTCAGATAAGCAAACCCAAGCTCGATCGAAATTCCTCTTTCCTTCTCTTCCTTGAGCCGGTCTGTGCTTATACCTGTCAAGGCTTGAATAAGGTGGGTTTTCCCATGATCCACATGGCCTGCTGTTCCAATAATTAGATATCTTTCCATAGCTAATACCTAAAGTACAGGTCAACCCCATATTTTGATGATAGCGTTGACATGGTACTTATACCTTATATTTATTGCGGATATTCCTGACTCTAATTATAATATGGGTTTGGATTTTTTCATATTCTGATTTTGATTTGTTACGCATAAATATTACTGATTGTGGAAATAATAGCAAAGTACTCTAAAAATTATTATTTTGCATATTTACTCACATAAACAATCATACGATCGCAATGCCATGGATGGAAATTGCAGCGACTCTATTTCATTTAACCTCCGGAGGTATCCGCATTGAACCCATTGCCAGGAATTCGAGAAAAAGAGCATCTGCGTGCCCATTACACAGACCGTCCCGGTCTTTACCAGCTTCAGTTAAGGTTGAAAAAATATCTGAAAGCTGCAGCCGGTAGACCGGTGGTTCTATTATGTATAGGGACGGATCGTTCTACCGGCGATTCTCTGGGGCCTTTAACCGGCACAAAACTAGATGAAAAAGGTCTTTCAGGATTGACGGTTGTCGGAACGCTCGAAAAGCCTGTTCATGCAGAAAACCTTGAATCCACCCTGAAAAACTTGTTTGCCAAGTATTGCAATCCCTATATTATTGCCCTGGATGCCTGCCTGGGTCAACTTGACTCCGTTGGCTACATCAGCTTGGCAGAAGGCCCTTTAAAACCAGGAACCGCCGTAAAAAAAGAACTGCCGGAGGTAGGAGAAATCCACCTTACCGGCATTGTCAATATCAACGGTTTTATGCAATACATGGTGCTGCAAAACACCAGATTGAGTATCGTATGGCAAATGTCTGAGGTACTATGTAATTTGTTCCAGCGGACTTACTTCTTGTTGAATCAATCTTGAATTTAAATAGTTAGCTCATTCTTCGAGGCTTTTTCAATAGCGAACTTCTCCTCAGGGCTAAGTTTAACATTGGCCTGCCCTTTTTCGATCCCTTTGGCATAGATTCTGCACTCTTCAACACTATGAATTCCTGTAAGGACGACGCCGGTCTTTTCCTGATTCAGTAAAGCAAGGGCGAAGCTCAGGTCGGCACCCATATTTTCGAAAGAATTAAATCGGACCAGTTCCGCGCGGTCAATTCCGTTGCGGGCTTTATCTTCGGCAAGCTTAAGCCTTTGCCCATGCTCTGCAGCAATACGGCTTAATTCAGCAACTTCTTTTAAATTGGCGCTCAGCAGTTCTTCCAGCTGTGTTCCGGATAAGAACGTCTGCAGGCTGATATAGGATTTTTCAAATTTACTCATACGGACACGTAGAGCATTGGTCATAACAATCGCAATCACGGTAACGATCAAGGCTACAACCGATACTGCCAAGACGATAATCAACTCGGGTTCTAAAATAGAAAACAAAAATGATCCCCCCTAAAGAATGTAATAACATGTTCCACGTGGAACATATTAAACTTCAATCTCCCAACGTTCTAAAAGCCGGTTAAGTTCATCCCGGGAATAATAATTAATCTCAATTTTTCCTTTTTCTTCACTTCCTGATACAGCTACCTTGGTCTGAAAACTGTGCCGCAGTTTTTCTTCAATATCATTTAAAGAACTATAGCTCTTGTTTTTCGGTGTCTTCACAGCATTTTTGGCAGGCTGCACTTTCTTTTCACTATTCTGAACAATCGTTTCCGTTTCCCTTACAGATAATAATCCCTCAACAGCCCGTTTCGCGAGAGAAATCTGCTGCTCTTTATTTTCTAAAGAAAGTATCACCTTGGCATGTCCCAAAGAAATTGCTTCTTTATTAATCAGTTCCAAGACTTCAGCGGGCAGCTGAATAATTCGAAGTAAGTTGGCTACAGTAGGCCTACCCTTACCGACGCGTCTGGCAACCTGTTCCTGAGTTAGTCCATAATCTTGAATTAAGCGTGCATATGCAAGGCCTTCTTCTACAGGAGATAAGTCCGCGCGCTGGATATTTTCGATTAAAGCCTTTTCCGTCATTTCCTGCTCAGTGCAGTCTCTCACAATACAGTTAATTCTGTCGATCCCTGCAAGCTGTGTAGCTCGAAAACGCCTCTCTCCCGCAATGATGATGTATCTGCTTCCTTCAGGCTTTACAAGGATAGGCTGCAGTAATCCATGTTCTTGAATAGAATCCGCAAGCTCTTGAAGTTTTTCACGGTCAAACTCCCGTCTCGGCTGGCCAGGATTTGGTACAATATCCGCCAGCATTATTTCTTTAATTTCACTGCTTTCCGTTTCTCTTTCCGTAATTAAAGCGCCAAGCCCTCGGCCTAAACCTTTTTTAGACACGTTCCAAGACCTCCTCGGCTAAATCTCGATATACTTCAGCTCCACGCGACTTGCTATCATATAGAATGATCGGCTGACCATGGCTCGGGGCTTCACTAAGCCGAACATTCCGGGGAATAATGGTTCTGAAGACTTTATCTCTAAAATATTTCTTAACCTCATCGACGACCTGAATCGATAAATTTGTCCTCGCATCAAACATGGTCAAAAGTACGCCGATAACTTGAAGGTCTCTATTAATGGAACGTTTGACCTTATCAAGCGTATTGACTAGCAAGCTTAAACCTTCCAACGCATAATACTCACATTGAATAGGAATCAAAACATCTGTTGCCGCACAAAGTGCATTCAACGTAAGAAGTCCCAGGGAAGGGGGACAATCAATAATGATAAAATCAAATTCATCCTTTATTCCTTGCAAAGCAGTTGCAAGCTTTCCTTCACGGTACAGCTGGGAGACTAGCTCAATCTCAGCACCGGCCAGTTCAATACGGGCAGGCGCAACCTTTAAGTTTTTCAGCTCTGTATCGGCGATCACACTTTGAATGTTTTCTTCATTGATAATTACATCATAAATACAGCGGGACAACCGATGTTTCATAATACCACAACCGCTGGTGGCATTTCCCTGTGGATCAAGATCAACGAGGAGAACTTTTTTCCCTTTCTCAACCAGACTGGAGGAGAGATTCACAGCAGTCGTTGTTTTGGCGACTCCTCCTTTTTGATTTGCTATAGCAATGATTCTGGCCAATCTTGTATCTCCTTCCTCACAGACTTGATCAATTAGTACCTAGTCAACCTAAGATAATAATATAATGACGAGCAGATTTTTGTAAGACAAGGCGAAAAATTAAGGTATACCAGTCATATGGCAATTAACGTCCACGGGTGAACTAATGCAGCAATGCCATGGACTGCACGAAGCTACAAGAAAACACAGTATTACATGAAATATGCCGACAGTTATATAAAATTTAGGGTTGACATGGAACTTGGCCTGTAAAAAAATTTATTTATATTATTATACTACAAAATTATACTATAAAATATTTAAAAACCACTTATTTAATCATTCTTGATCATTTCAGCAGATGATTACTAGAGAGGGGTTTTTTTCGGTTTCCCAGCTTGACGCGGATATTGAGCAGGTGTGTTCAATATTTTTTTAACAATAATCAGAGAACGGTTATCCGCGCCTTCCGCCAATGAATATTTTTCGACATGCTCAACTTCACAGTTTAGGATCCGCAAGGCGTTCTTAGCCAAAGTTATTTCATTTTCAGGATCGATTCCCTTCGCTGCAATAAATCTTCCGCCAACTTTCAGCAAAGGAGTTGCATATTCCAGTAGTACCGGCAACTCCGCGACTGCTCTGGCCACCGTAATATCAAATCGCTGCCGGTACGCCTTGCTGCGGCCAATATCTTCAGCTCGTGCATGGCAGGTTTCGACCTTCAAGCCAAGGCTATCGCAGACCTCCTGCAAAAAATGAATTCTTTTGGCTAGCGCATCGACAAGGACGACTTTAATTTGCGGCAAAAGTATTTTAATGGGAATACCTGGAAATCCAGCACCGGTACCAAGATCCGCAATAACAATTTGTCCATTGGGATAATAATGCATTATCCACTTGACAAACACCAGAGAATCCAGATAATGCTTAATCACCATTTCTGCCGGATCGGTAATGGCTGTTAAGTTCATTTGTTCGTTCCTCTGAAGTAACAGTACTGTATATTGTTCAAACTTTTCAAGATGTTCGGCGGAGAGTTCCAGACTCAAGACATCCCGGACCTTATCGTGCAAGACGCTAAGCGGTTCCTTAAGATCCATTTCCAGAAATTGATCATTCATCAGAAATGTTCCTCCGCCTTTGTTCCAGATAAATCAATAAAACCGAAATATCCGCAGGACTCACTCCGCTGATTCTCGATGCCTGTCCGACGTTGATCGGCTGCACGCCGTTAAGCCGCTGTCTGGCTTCATTGGATAGACCTTTGATTTTCAAATAATCCAGATTAACAGGCAGAACTTTTTCTTCAAGTTTGATAAATCGGTTTACTTCTTCCTGTTGTTTCTGAATGTACCCTTCGTATTTAATTTGGATTGAGGCTTCTTCTAATACTTCAGCGTCATACGTCCCCATCTCCGGCATAAAACGTGGCAGCAAATCTGGTATAATTTCCGGCCTCTTCACAAGTTCCTCCGCTTTAATTCCGCTTCGGAGCGGAGTAGACCCCGCCTCGATCAGCAATTCCTGAATATCTGCACTGGCGGGAGAAAAAGTAATCGTCTTCCATTGCTGAAAGATTCTCTCCAGATTGTTCAGCTTCTGCTCAAAAATCTTCCACCTGTCATCTGCAACTAGTCCCAGTTTTCTACCCTTCTCAGTCAAACGCAGATCAGCGTTGTCCTGACGCAGCAGCAAACGGTATTCCGCCCTTGAGGTCAAAAGCCTGTACGGCTCACAAATCTCTTTATTGACCAGGTCATCAATTAGTACACCGAGATATCCGTCGGAACGCTTTAAAATAAAAGGTTCTCGGCGTAAAGCTTTAAGCGCTGCGTTGATTCCGGCCATTAAGCCCTGCCCGGCCGCTTCCTCATACCCGGATGTTCCGTTAAGCTGTCCCGCTGTAAAGAGCCCCGGGAGATTTCGTACTTCCAGCGTCAGAGAGAGCTGATACGGTTTGACATAATCGTATTCAATCGCATATCCGGGACGCAAAATCTGAACATTTTCCAAACCGGGAATGCTACGGAAAAACATATGCTGGATTTCTTCCGGCAGGCTGGTTGACAGCCCGGCAACATATAATTCCTCACTATCTTTGCCTTCTGGTTCAAGAAAAAGCTGATGGGCCTGCCGCTGCGCAAAACGCACAACCTTATCTTCAATAGAAGGACAATACCTCGGGCCAACGCCTTCCACCACGCCGGTATACAGCGGTGCGCGATGCAGATTATCTCGGATAATACCATGCGTTGTTTCCGTCGTGTAGCCCAGCCAGCAAGGAAGCTGATTTTCCGGGTTGTTTCCCCAAAACATGCTTCTAGTCGGCATAAACGAAAAATATTTTGGCTCGCTGTCACCCGGCTGAATTACGAACTTAGAGAAATCTACTGAGCTCTTCAGAATCCGAGGAGGCGTTCCGGTTTTAAACCGGCCAAGTTCTATGCCGCGTAGTTTCAGATCCTCAGACAGGGACCCCGAGGTGATTTCTCCGGCCGGTCCGCCTTCATAAAGCGCTTCCCCAATTATTATCCTGCTTCTGAGGTATGTTCCACCCGTCAGAACAATACTGCCTGCCTCAAAGACTGCGCCTGTACGCGTGACAACACCTTTAAGTTTATCCCCATCAAAATGGAGCCGCTCGACCAAAGCCTGTATCAAGGTAAGCTTGGCCTGATTGTATAGGTTGCTTAACATCCGATGGTGATAAGCTTTTTTATCTGATTGAACTCTTAGTGCATGGACCGCCGGCCCTTTGCCCGTATTCAGCAGCCTGGCCTGAAGTGCTGTCTCATCGGCAACAATTCCCATCTGACCACCTAGCGCATCAATCTCCCGCACCAGATGGCCTTTCGCCGGACCGCCTACGGACGGATTGCACGGCATATGCGCAACTTTATCTAAATTAATCGTAAGCAGCAGTGTATCGCATCCCATACGGGCAGAGGCGAGAGCAGCCTCACATCCGGCATGTCCCGCCCCGACAACAATTACATCATATTTTCCAGCAAAATAATCCACAATTAACCTACTTTCCAATACAGAATCGGGAAAAAATATTATTAAGCAACTCTTCCTGAACCTGATGCCCCGTAATCAAAGAGATTTCTTCGAGGGCTGAACGGACATCGATCGATACCAGATCAAATGGGACATTCGCATAGACAGCTTCAAGGGCTTTTTCCAGAGAGTGAATGCAATTTTCCAGAGCTTGAATTTGACGAATATTCGATAATAACGGATCAATTGTGACGGATATCTCTCCTTCAAAAACCCTGCTTAGGATTTCCTTTTCTAGTTCAGCAAAGCCAATCCTGTTTTTTACAGAAAACGCCAGCGCAAAAACTTCAGGAGAAAGAAAGGTATCCTTAAATTCATAAGAAGACAAAAGATCAATTTTATTAATCAAAACAATAGTTTTATTGGCGTATTCCTCAAGAATTGTTTTTTCTTCGTTCGTGAGCCTCCCAGAACGAATCTCGGAGGCATCGAGCAAGAGCAGAATGACATCTGCCATACTAAGCGCTTTCCAGGCTCTCTCAATGCCAATCATTTCGACTGGATCATCACTTTCTCGGATTCCGGCAGTATCGGTAAGGTGAAGCAGTACTTCACCAATCTTGATATATTCATGAATCTCATCCCGGGTTGTTCCTGGAATATCCGTGACAATCGCTCTTTCTTCGTGCAAAAGTGCATTCAGCAGACTGGATTTTCCAACATTCGGCCTACCAGCAATTACCGTGGAAAGACCTTCCCTGATAATTTTACCGGTCTTACTTCCTTTGAAAATTTCTAAAGAATTTTCTTTAGCATTTAATATTTTTTCAGACAGTTCTTTCAGTGCCAAATCATCAATTTCATCTTCCGGAAAATCAATGGTTGCTTCAATATAGGACAGGATATCCAAAATATCCTGTCTGACTTCATTAATTCTGGAGGACAATCTCCCTCCGAGCTGAAGCAAAGCCAAGTCCGCAGATAGCTCTGTCCTAGAGGAAATCAAGTCAATTAACGCTTCGGCCTGAACAAGATCCATTTTCCCATTCAAAAAAGCCCTTTTGCTGAATTCACCGGGTTCTGCCAAGCGCGCTCCCTGCCGAAGACAGGCTTCAATGATCCTTCTTGCGGGTATTAATCCGCCATGACAATTTATTTCATAAACATCCTCACCCGTAAAAGAATGAGGCCCTTTCATCCTGCTGATCAGGACTTGATCAAGCTGCATCGCACCATCATAAAAGTTCCCTAAATGAAGCGTAAATGTTGTGTCGGACAGCCATTTGTCTTGATGGACGGGACAAAAACAAACATCCAATATTTTTTGGGCTTGCTTTCCGCTTAAACGGATAACATGAATGGCCCCTTCTCCGGCCGGTGTAGCCAAGCCGACAATCGTATCATCCATTTTTCTCAACTCCAGAAATAGTAAAACTTAGCGTTCTATCTGAAAATAATAAACCTTTCTGACAGAAAAGTAAAAGGGGTTGCCCCCTTCTACATAATTATGCCTTTTCTATATGATTCCGTTTTAAAGCAAGGACAACTCTTCGGTGAGGCTCTTCCCCTTCACTAAAAGTCGTTACTTTCAATTCATTTTGCAGGGCCGTATGAATAATCCGCCGTTCTTGAGGACTCATCGGTTCTAAAACAATTCTATTGCCGCTTTTCTTAACCTTTTCAGCCAG
This genomic stretch from Dehalobacter restrictus DSM 9455 harbors:
- the rpsF gene encoding 30S ribosomal protein S6, whose product is MQAYEVMYIIRPDLDDEASKANVQRFEEIVNANGGTDLKVDIWGKRRLAYEVKKFNEGVYVLMNFNGEARTVDELERLMKISDAVIRFMTTKKE
- the ychF gene encoding redox-regulated ATPase YchF, translating into MSLHVGIVGLPNVGKSTLFNAITKAGAESANYPFCTIDPNVGIVQVPDFRLKALAKIVNPQQIVPAVVEFVDIAGLVRGASKGEGLGNQFLSHIREVDAIVHVVRCFEDDNVVHVEGKIDPERDIETIRMELILADMETVYRRQAKLVGMIKSGDKKAKFEAEVLEKLVKKFDQGIPANLVGFSEEEKELLNSVSLLTLKPVIYAANVSEAEASNGENNANVQKVQEIARLENAEVIPVCAKIEAEIAELEEDEKEIFMEELGLTESGLDRLIRSAFKLLGLITFFTAGPKEVKAWTICRETKAPQAAGTIHSDFERGFIRAEVVKYEHFMENNGLNGAKDKGLVRLEGKEYVVQDGDIMHFRFNV
- a CDS encoding CvpA family protein gives rise to the protein MNTFDYVMLALLVLGGLIGFRKGLITGLSRFIGKIAAIGIAVFFYKPFLNLLEPVLGLEAKLEPKIGNFLTKIAESKASGTDPYGAADSIRQSMIGQATPVLTDYVLKIGAVLLLFILAACIINLIIALVITPIAKNLSFINRGGGLLFGLLSTFVVISLVLGLFSPLLSTGDSGLLKTGSSLLYPWFMQGYDLILSGISVFAGDILNNPLDSIPLLNGLV
- the selB gene encoding selenocysteine-specific translation elongation factor, which translates into the protein MERYLIIGTAGHVDHGKTHLIQALTGISTDRLKEEKERGISIELGFAYLTLPDGRKAGIIDVPGHEKFVRQMLAGASGMDIVLLIIAADEGVMPQTQEHLDILNMLNVEKGIVVLSKIDLVDQEWLSMIEKDTREKLQDSFLRDAPYCKVSSVTGQGIPELLQTIMTVLQTTEGKRLDLPSRMPIDRVFTIRGFGTVVTGTLNTGTIQKGQEVCLEPGGKTMKIRNIQVHGEQVSEAYAGQRVAINIAGLAVSDIPKGASLVDPGYYNAGQILDVELSNLASEQRTIKQRQRIHFHLGTAETLGRVHLLAQEELAPGEKGFAQVILEEPVVAAKGDRFVIRYYSPVATIGGGVVLSLANAKQKRFREKVITEFRSKAEGGLTDQIKKELTIPLSSDEVRKKYALGQDEVQLALDRLKNDQTVVILAEDGLSLFWLKSTAEEWALKVNAEAMKYQKTYPLRGGIGREELKRILKTAVSHKRWQLILEWGADHQYFRLSSSLVQAVSEIGLPEDIRQKLDALQKIWEKAGLNPPGQETAVAECGVPAAKFPEYAEYLKTNNVWKQVGEFYIAASAIEKAKIILEKHLQENGQITVSEARDCWQTSRKFAVPLLEYFDSIHVTERNGDIRVKPGSAQNPG
- a CDS encoding DUF951 domain-containing protein yields the protein MDLNVGDIVRLKKAHPCGNTEFKIMRTGMDFRIECLKCGHQTWITRAKLERNIKKILTAENSQGISD
- a CDS encoding single-stranded DNA-binding protein; amino-acid sequence: MLNRVVLIGRLTKDPELRYTPNGVAVASFTLAVDRNYKNSQGEKETDFIPCVVFRQLAELCANYLAKGRLAAVDGRIQVRSYDGQDGQKRWVTEVLGENVRFLSPKDNNAGASSAQNDFGSFAHEVSLDDDIPF
- the rpsR gene encoding 30S ribosomal protein S18, with the translated sequence MANAAVKKERGRRPRKRVCSFCVDKVESIDYKDTQKLRKYITERGKILPRRISGNCAKHQRQVTIAVKRARSIALLPYMID
- a CDS encoding sulfurtransferase TusA family protein, giving the protein MKLVDARGYSCPEPVIFTKRALADDPSEIMVIVDNETSKINVERFLRVAGYRVEVDHEQPNQYSLKGIKKT